A genomic region of Prevotella scopos JCM 17725 contains the following coding sequences:
- a CDS encoding shikimate dehydrogenase family protein, with protein sequence MDKYGLIGYPLGHSFSIGYFNEKFENERINAQYFNFEIPSIEDFKEVIDSNPQLRGLNVTIPYKEQVIPYLDSLSPEAKAIGAVNVIRVTHKGNKTILKGFNSDVIGFTRSIEPLLERHHKKALILGTGGASKAVNYGLKSLGLETKFVSRTKKANLFTYEEITPEIIHEYNVIINCTPLGMYPNTEVCPSLPYEAMDSHTLLYDLLYNPDETLFMAKGREHGAIVKNGLEMLLLQAFASWEFWEGEERR encoded by the coding sequence ATGGACAAATACGGACTAATTGGCTACCCATTAGGGCATTCCTTTTCTATTGGCTATTTCAATGAGAAATTCGAGAATGAACGCATCAATGCCCAATATTTTAACTTTGAAATCCCATCAATAGAGGATTTCAAAGAAGTTATTGATTCTAATCCGCAGTTACGTGGATTAAATGTTACCATTCCTTATAAGGAACAGGTTATTCCTTATCTTGACAGCCTTAGCCCAGAAGCGAAAGCTATCGGTGCTGTGAATGTTATTCGTGTGACTCACAAAGGAAACAAAACTATACTTAAAGGGTTTAATAGTGACGTTATTGGTTTCACAAGAAGTATTGAACCACTACTTGAACGTCATCATAAAAAAGCACTGATCCTTGGTACAGGAGGTGCCTCAAAGGCTGTCAACTATGGTTTAAAATCACTTGGATTGGAAACGAAGTTTGTGTCACGTACGAAGAAAGCTAACCTCTTTACCTATGAAGAGATAACACCTGAGATTATACATGAGTATAATGTGATTATTAATTGTACTCCACTTGGTATGTATCCTAACACAGAAGTGTGCCCATCTCTTCCTTATGAGGCAATGGATAGCCATACCCTACTCTATGATCTCCTTTATAACCCTGACGAAACTTTGTTTATGGCTAAAGGCCGCGAACATGGAGCCATCGTAAAAAATGGTCTTGAAATGCTTCTCCTTCAGGCATTCGCTAGTTGGGAATTCTGGGAGGGAGAAGAACGAAGGTAA
- a CDS encoding DUF5715 family protein, whose product MKQKTKITKKRFLLSFIAITFLLAIIRLVFPSIAHDKTKVLSKLDRDSIHDVDKVDSAKIKDQSTPTDLKLSNFFKADGSQKKNRIVGVRDYEESFPDSQPQQLEAALRYGVKPVANRADAEKRKNELVYIGSNPYYKMKKLNSSIPYLVPRAAILLQDIARNFMDSLQTKGVPINKLLISSVLRTKEDVEKLRRYNHNATENSCHLYGTTFDIAYNKYASVTRPVTNDTLKWVLSEVLNDLRSQGRCFIKHENHQGCFHITVR is encoded by the coding sequence ATGAAACAAAAAACAAAGATTACCAAGAAGCGCTTTTTATTGAGCTTCATCGCTATAACTTTTCTTTTAGCTATCATTCGTTTAGTGTTTCCGTCTATTGCCCATGATAAGACGAAAGTACTATCCAAGCTTGATCGTGATAGTATTCATGACGTGGATAAAGTAGATTCCGCTAAGATTAAAGATCAGTCAACTCCAACTGATTTAAAATTATCAAATTTCTTTAAAGCAGATGGTTCACAAAAGAAGAATAGGATTGTCGGCGTAAGAGATTACGAGGAGAGTTTTCCAGATTCTCAGCCACAACAACTTGAAGCGGCTTTACGATATGGTGTGAAACCTGTTGCCAACCGAGCTGATGCCGAGAAACGTAAAAACGAATTGGTATATATCGGGAGTAACCCATATTATAAGATGAAGAAGCTTAATAGTAGTATTCCTTATCTTGTACCTCGTGCTGCTATCTTGCTTCAAGATATAGCACGTAACTTTATGGATAGCTTGCAAACTAAGGGGGTACCAATTAATAAGCTTCTGATTTCAAGTGTTTTGAGAACTAAAGAAGATGTTGAAAAACTTCGTCGATACAATCATAATGCAACGGAAAATAGTTGCCATTTATATGGAACAACCTTTGATATAGCTTACAATAAGTATGCTTCAGTCACACGTCCTGTGACAAATGATACGCTTAAATGGGTGTTGAGTGAAGTATTGAATGATTTACGTTCGCAAGGAAGATGCTTTATTAAACATGAAAATCATCAAGGATGTTTTCATATTACCGTAAGATGA
- the galE gene encoding UDP-glucose 4-epimerase GalE, protein MKQTILVTGGTGFIGSHTSVELIEVGYEVVIVDNLSNSKIEVLDGIEKITGVRPAFEQVDLCNYKAAEEVFRKYPKIEGIIHFAASKAVGESVQKPLMYYRNNIVSLLNLLELMPKYNVKGIIFSSSCTVYGQPNPENLPVTEDAPHQKATSPYGNTKEINEQIILDYIHSGADIKSIILRYFNPIGAHPSALIGELPNGVPNNLIPFVTQTAMGIRKELTIFGHDYNTPDGTCIRDYIYVVDLAKAHVAAMARVLDQDTDKIEYFNIGTGSGNSTKEIVETFEKATGVKVNWKYGPRREGDIEKIWGDCTKANTVLGWKADTPLGDVLATAWKWQEKLRADGIM, encoded by the coding sequence ATGAAACAAACGATTCTTGTTACTGGTGGAACTGGTTTTATTGGTTCACACACAAGTGTTGAGCTGATTGAGGTTGGATACGAAGTTGTTATTGTGGACAATTTATCCAACTCTAAAATTGAAGTATTGGATGGTATTGAGAAAATAACAGGAGTTAGACCAGCGTTCGAGCAAGTTGACCTTTGTAATTACAAAGCAGCAGAAGAGGTCTTCCGTAAATATCCAAAGATTGAAGGTATTATCCATTTTGCAGCTTCAAAAGCGGTTGGCGAAAGTGTTCAGAAACCTTTGATGTATTACAGAAACAATATTGTTTCATTGCTGAATCTCTTAGAATTGATGCCAAAGTACAATGTCAAGGGAATAATTTTCTCAAGTTCTTGTACAGTGTATGGTCAGCCAAATCCTGAAAACCTCCCTGTGACAGAAGATGCTCCACATCAGAAAGCAACTTCACCTTACGGAAACACAAAAGAAATCAACGAACAAATCATTTTAGATTATATTCATAGCGGTGCAGATATTAAGAGTATAATATTAAGATATTTTAATCCTATCGGTGCACATCCATCAGCATTGATTGGTGAATTACCAAATGGTGTACCTAACAACTTGATTCCTTTCGTTACACAGACAGCTATGGGTATAAGAAAGGAACTTACCATCTTCGGTCATGATTACAATACACCTGATGGTACTTGTATCCGTGATTACATTTATGTTGTTGACTTGGCTAAAGCCCATGTTGCAGCAATGGCACGTGTACTTGATCAAGATACGGATAAGATAGAATACTTCAATATTGGTACAGGCAGTGGAAACTCAACAAAAGAAATTGTAGAAACCTTTGAAAAAGCTACTGGTGTTAAGGTGAATTGGAAATATGGTCCACGACGTGAAGGTGATATTGAAAAGATTTGGGGTGACTGCACCAAGGCCAATACTGTTCTGGGGTGGAAAGCTGATACACCATTAGGCGATGTTCTTGCAACTGCTTGGAAATGGCAGGAAAAGCTAAGAGCAGACGGAATAATGTAG
- the ubiE gene encoding bifunctional demethylmenaquinone methyltransferase/2-methoxy-6-polyprenyl-1,4-benzoquinol methylase UbiE, with the protein MYEQEKIKPYDGDGEKGKLIEKMFDNIAPTYDTLNHRLSGNIDKGWRKKAIHQLLPFHPKMMLDIATGTGDFAILAAKELKPKQLIGADISEGMMAIGREKVKAAGLSDVIFFQKEDCTDLSFPDNTFDAVTAAFGIRNFQNLDKGLAEICRVLKKGGHLSIVELTTPVKFPMKQLFRFYSNTFLLNYAKFISKDKSAYEYLNKTVEAFPQGEKMMDIFHKAGFAKSSFRRLTFGICTMYFAEK; encoded by the coding sequence ATGTACGAACAGGAAAAGATAAAACCCTACGATGGCGATGGCGAGAAAGGCAAACTCATTGAAAAGATGTTTGACAATATCGCACCAACTTACGACACCCTTAATCACCGTCTTTCAGGAAATATTGATAAAGGATGGCGCAAGAAAGCAATCCATCAACTACTTCCTTTCCACCCCAAGATGATGCTTGACATTGCAACAGGTACTGGAGACTTTGCCATTCTTGCTGCCAAAGAATTAAAACCTAAACAGCTCATCGGTGCAGATATTTCTGAAGGGATGATGGCTATTGGTCGTGAGAAGGTGAAAGCAGCTGGTCTAAGTGATGTCATTTTTTTCCAGAAAGAGGATTGTACGGACCTCTCTTTTCCTGACAACACGTTTGATGCTGTGACTGCAGCATTCGGTATTCGTAACTTCCAAAACCTTGATAAAGGGCTAGCAGAGATTTGTCGTGTACTGAAGAAGGGCGGACATCTGAGCATTGTCGAACTAACTACACCCGTGAAGTTTCCAATGAAACAGCTTTTCCGTTTCTATTCTAACACTTTCCTTCTCAACTACGCAAAATTTATCTCTAAAGATAAAAGTGCTTACGAGTACCTTAACAAAACTGTTGAGGCATTCCCACAAGGTGAAAAAATGATGGATATATTCCACAAAGCAGGCTTTGCGAAAAGCTCTTTTCGTCGATTGACATTCGGCATCTGTACAATGTATTTTGCGGAGAAATAA
- a CDS encoding PhoH family protein encodes MIEKHIVLEDIDPVVFYGVGNGHLQMIKSLFPKLRIVARDNVVRILGDEEEIVKIEEDIETMRKHVVRYNTITEEDILDIVKGRKTKADAVKDVLIYSVSGRPIKGRSENQQQLIDAFEKSDMIFAVGPAGTGKTYLSIALAVKALKEKAAKKIILSRPAVEAGEKLGFLPGDMKDKIDPYLQPLYDALEDMFPAVKLQDMMDKHIIQIAPLAFMRGRTLSDAVVILDEAQNTTPAQIRMFLTRMGWNTKMIITGDLTQIDLPHAEKSGLKEALSILDGVDGISVINLDKKDIVRHKLVTRIVNAYEAHDKANKR; translated from the coding sequence TTGATAGAAAAGCATATAGTTCTTGAAGATATAGATCCAGTGGTCTTCTATGGGGTTGGTAATGGTCACCTCCAGATGATAAAATCGCTCTTCCCAAAGTTGAGGATTGTTGCAAGAGACAACGTAGTCCGCATCTTAGGTGATGAAGAAGAGATCGTAAAGATTGAAGAAGACATTGAAACCATGCGTAAGCATGTAGTGCGGTATAACACCATTACAGAAGAGGACATCCTTGATATCGTGAAAGGTCGTAAGACTAAAGCTGATGCGGTAAAGGACGTCCTTATTTATTCTGTATCGGGAAGGCCTATTAAGGGACGATCAGAGAATCAGCAGCAATTGATCGATGCCTTCGAGAAAAGCGATATGATATTTGCTGTCGGACCAGCAGGAACAGGTAAGACTTACCTCAGTATAGCTTTGGCTGTAAAAGCACTGAAGGAAAAGGCAGCTAAGAAAATTATCCTTTCACGCCCTGCCGTTGAAGCTGGCGAGAAACTTGGTTTCCTCCCAGGAGATATGAAGGATAAGATTGACCCTTATCTTCAACCACTTTATGACGCATTGGAAGATATGTTTCCCGCCGTCAAGTTACAGGACATGATGGACAAACATATCATTCAGATTGCCCCCCTGGCATTTATGCGAGGAAGAACGTTGAGTGACGCAGTGGTCATTCTTGATGAAGCACAGAATACAACACCTGCACAGATCCGTATGTTCTTAACACGAATGGGTTGGAACACAAAGATGATTATAACGGGTGACCTCACACAGATCGACCTCCCTCATGCGGAAAAGAGTGGATTAAAGGAGGCGCTTTCCATCTTAGATGGAGTAGATGGTATCTCAGTTATCAATCTTGACAAAAAAGATATTGTAAGACACAAATTGGTTACGCGTATCGTGAATGCCTACGAGGCACACGATAAGGCTAACAAGAGATAG
- a CDS encoding 30S ribosomal protein S16: protein MATKIRLQRGGRKNYAFYSIVIADARAPRDGKFTEKIGTYNPNTNPATVDLNFDRALYWVETGAQPTDTARNILKGEGVYMMKHLRGGVKKGAFDEAACQQKFDAWKQAKDAATEAVEKKVTDAKKAAAAHNLEAEKKVNEAIAKKVADKKAAAVAAQAEAQAEESTSEAPAEA, encoded by the coding sequence ATGGCAACAAAAATCAGATTGCAGCGCGGTGGTCGTAAGAACTATGCTTTCTACAGCATCGTAATCGCTGACGCTCGTGCACCACGTGATGGTAAGTTTACTGAGAAGATTGGTACTTATAACCCTAACACCAATCCAGCCACAGTAGATTTGAATTTTGATCGTGCTCTTTATTGGGTTGAGACAGGTGCTCAGCCAACAGACACTGCTCGTAACATCCTTAAGGGTGAGGGCGTTTACATGATGAAGCACCTCCGTGGTGGTGTTAAGAAGGGCGCATTCGATGAGGCTGCATGCCAGCAGAAGTTCGATGCTTGGAAACAGGCTAAGGATGCAGCTACAGAGGCTGTTGAGAAGAAGGTAACCGACGCTAAGAAGGCTGCTGCTGCTCATAACCTTGAGGCTGAGAAGAAAGTTAACGAGGCTATTGCTAAGAAGGTTGCAGACAAGAAGGCTGCTGCCGTTGCAGCTCAGGCTGAGGCTCAGGCTGAAGAATCTACTTCAGAGGCTCCAGCAGAGGCATAA
- a CDS encoding phosphoribosylaminoimidazolesuccinocarboxamide synthase, which translates to MKALTKTEFHFDGQKSVYHGKVRDVYDINDDLIVMVATDRISAFDVVLPKGIPYKGQVLNQIAAKFLDLTTDICPNWKLATPDPMVTVGLKCEGFRVEMIIRSILTGSAWRAYKDGCREICGVKLPDGMRENERFPEPIVTPTTKADEGHDMNISKEEIIEQGIVSAEDYAIIEDWTRKLFARGQEIAAKQGLILVDTKYEFGKRDGQCYLIDEIHTPDSSRYFYAEGYEEKLEKGEPQKQLSKEFLRQWLIEHNFMNEPGQKMPEITDEYAEIVSDRYIELYEHITGEKFDKAAEDGDIAARIEKNVKEYLASRK; encoded by the coding sequence ATGAAAGCATTAACAAAAACTGAATTCCATTTCGATGGACAGAAGAGTGTTTATCACGGCAAAGTGCGTGATGTGTATGACATCAATGACGATCTTATCGTCATGGTAGCAACCGATAGAATCTCAGCATTCGACGTTGTTCTACCAAAAGGAATACCATACAAAGGACAGGTTTTGAACCAGATTGCTGCCAAGTTCCTTGATCTGACAACAGACATCTGTCCTAATTGGAAGTTGGCTACTCCTGACCCTATGGTAACGGTTGGTCTGAAGTGTGAAGGCTTTCGTGTTGAAATGATTATCCGTTCAATCCTTACAGGTTCTGCATGGCGTGCCTACAAGGACGGATGTCGCGAGATTTGTGGCGTGAAACTTCCTGATGGCATGCGTGAGAACGAACGTTTCCCAGAGCCTATCGTTACGCCAACAACCAAGGCTGACGAAGGTCACGACATGAACATCTCTAAGGAAGAGATTATTGAGCAGGGTATTGTTTCTGCAGAAGACTATGCAATCATCGAAGACTGGACACGCAAACTCTTTGCACGTGGTCAGGAGATTGCTGCAAAGCAGGGTTTGATACTTGTTGATACTAAGTATGAGTTCGGTAAGCGTGATGGTCAGTGCTACCTCATTGATGAGATTCACACACCAGACTCAAGTCGTTACTTCTATGCAGAAGGCTACGAGGAGAAACTTGAGAAAGGTGAACCACAGAAGCAGCTTTCTAAGGAATTCCTTCGTCAGTGGCTTATTGAGCATAACTTCATGAATGAGCCAGGACAGAAGATGCCTGAGATTACAGATGAATATGCTGAGATTGTTAGCGACCGTTATATCGAACTCTACGAGCATATCACAGGAGAGAAGTTTGACAAGGCTGCTGAAGACGGAGATATTGCTGCACGTATTGAAAAGAACGTGAAGGAGTACTTAGCTTCAAGAAAGTAA